A window of Pyrus communis chromosome 3, drPyrComm1.1, whole genome shotgun sequence genomic DNA:
CTCCAACAGATGTATAAATGAAACAATGAAGATATATGGGAACTCAAAAGGGTTAGACAAAATAGTACTTCTCTCTTAAAAATGCGGTTATCAACCCTTTTTAcacatttttgttaaagtgTAACCTAACTGTTCATTCAATTACAATATCTGAAAACACCTCAAGTCAAGCCACCTGATTTTGGCAGTTGGGTGAGAAGGGGATGCTAATATATATTTCGAAAACAACATCATGCTTTTCAATCATTTTCATGGTTCttaccaaaatttaaaatctacAGACAGTGAGGCATTAAGACAGtcagaaaataaacaaatattagATATAATTCCACATTCTAAAATAGATATCAGCAAGTCAAAagtaaaaacatgaaaaaagtaAGAAATTTGATATTGCAGTTAAAGACCCATATAAGTAATCTACAACTAAAAAGCTAGATATTAAACCTAAAATCATGTAATTATGTATGAAGCAGAGAGTAATGCAGAGAGATTGTTTTTTATAGTGCTGCCAATGACAATTACTTTctcatgaaaacaaagaaaagagaaacagAGGTATAAAAGTATATTGTTTTTTATAGTTGCAAACATTAtgaattctgaaaagaagaaaaaactacaaataaCACTTCAATCACGGACCTAAGCATCTAAAACACGGCGGCCAAGATACCATTCAAGATAGGACTCAGCATCATGGATGAACTAACCAATCTGTGTCCCTGAGCTCACTGCAAGTCATATACACCCGACCAACTGGGCATAGGAGCATAATGAGGAAAACTTCCCGTATCCTCACTTAGAAGAAAATAATGCACGCATAATAGCCACATGGACCTCACGTATATAAATTGTTGTGGCAATAATTTGCAATAGAAAACATAGTTATAAATAAGATATACGAAATACCAACATTGcaatggtctttttttttttttttcattcgatTGTACTGAAGCATGCATCTTAGTGGAGAACAATTAAGTACCACGTGAGGTCTATATAATGAAATGGGAGATTGAATACACTTGAGGAAACTGACAATTCAAATATGCACACTCCATAGTGTATCTTCACAACCAAAAGAAACGTTTATATATACGACATATGTTTGACATTGTTTTTCCCCGCTCAAATTGTCTTGAGAAAATTTGACTACATTGAGAATAAGCAAAAGAGTACTTTTTACTACCTAATTTACTAAGATCCACCAAATCTAAAAACTACAAAACTTTTATTAAAGAATCAAATAGAATAGCATGAGAAAGTTATTAGGACACCATATCCGAATTTTTTGCAGATAAAAACACCTGTATTTCACCTGATTTTCGAATGAAATACAGATGCTTGTATGTCACCTGTACATAGCTGCCTGACATTTATTGTCTTCTTTGGGTTCAAGTTCGTTATATTGTCTGATACGTGAAAGAATCAGAAATCGTATACAGTTTGATAAAGAAACACGTAATGTGATTATGTGACAACCATGCACTCGTCTGTCAGAGAGATAAACAAAGATACCAAAAACAGAGAGGCAATGTTAAGATAAACAGAGAGGCAATGTCACATTGTTTTGCATGATCTTGAAATTGGGGATAAGGTATTCGAAGTGCTAACAATGACATGCAAATGGTATTGAAATGCTAAAAAGGGCATTTTGAATAATTATATGATGCGGCAACAAAAACACAATTGACTTTCAAACTACagaaataaatgataaaaaccACATACTTGCACCCAAtgcattgcttttttttttttttttttttctgtgcagTATAAGAATAAAAAAGGATAACATTCCCCCGAAACCAAATTCATCCCCCAATTTCTTGCAACAAATTTCAGTAATGACGAACGCAACTAAATCTTAAATAAATAGAGCTGTTCAATTAGATTAAACTACATATAGGGAGggggaaagagagaaaagagagaccTAGAACTACCTGGATCCTCAATATTGACCGGAACATAATTCTGATTGGGTTTCAAAAGTGAAGTGTACATCAAATGCTATATCAGTGTTGTCGGATGTTGAAAAGTAACTGCAATCCAGGGAACAATTTCATTTATAAgtataataaaaatagaaagaatCAGGGAAAATCTGTGATGGTGGAAAACATCAAAGCCAAACCAAAACTCTAAACCTGTATTAGAGGTTTATTAAATCCaatgttgaaaaccatttaatagtATCGTTTGAAACCTAAAAAAGGATTGAATAGTGATCACTGACCTCTTTGAGTCGAATGATATTCGGATTCTTCAGTGATTTATGGTTTGTGATTTCCCTTTGAACATGTTCATCCATCTGCATCTGcatcaccaaaaataaataaatatttaaaaaaaatacaaaatgaaaatagtttATGATCACTAACCTCTTTGGATCGAATGATATTCGGATGCTTCAGTGATCTATGGCTCATGATTTCCCTTCGAACATGTTCATCTACCTGcatcaccaaaaaattaataaatatttaaaaaaatgcaaaatttaaaGGATAAGAATTGCGAAGATTCTTAGGTCTTAGTTCGGAATGAAATAGCTCATCTCACCTCCATATATTACCAAATCTTAGTCTATATAGAAAATATGCCCGTGTGTTGCGGCGGGAATCAACTATTTTAGACGTAACTGCATGAATAAAACACATTTAAcctgaataaatttaaaacaatcatgAATGAACAGAGGGACACATGAGTGAATGAGGTCGATAAGATAAGCAGCTTGgcttttatatacattcaactgACATCTTTTGTCGTTGTAGTCTCCAATATATATGTAAGGTATGTAAGCTGAACACAGAAAAAGAGGAAATGACACAAATGATGTTTTGAGGGGAATGCCAGAACTGAACCATGAAGGGAAACTTACATAGAAAATGACCAGATTTGCTGtaatagaaattaaattaatttatggtAAAGTCCAAGTCGTTCATTACATGAGGAATTATCAAACAATGATTGGTAGTTTTACATATTCCTAAAGCGAAGTGTTACCGACACTTCAAAAAGTTGATCATAATAAACTCCTTGATGTTCGGTTTAATTTgttcttatatttttataaataaaaaaacttagaaATCTTGGACAACCAAAatgcaaattgaaaaaagacCCAGATCATGAAAACATAACAACAAATTACCCATATCAAAGAATGGAAAAGCGTCAAGAAAACACATGAAATCAgataaaaaacataatattgGATAAAACATGAAGAGGGTGAGAAAGGGAACCGACATGTATGAAGATATTCGCATATGGTAGTGGCCTCATAGTAGTGCTTGTCGCTGAGATTGGAACATATCCATGTGTCTCGAGTTGTGTGCATAGAAATGCTGTTGGTAGACTGAATGTACGTAAACTTGTAATCGTATTTCCAGAACCATTGACACATTTGAACTATCATCTTCCATTGAGAAAAAGTGCCACTCACTGAGAATtgagaaaaaagggaaaaaagaacATAACCCAAAACCATCAACTTCTTGAAACCAAAATACAGCGAAAACACAGTACTTTATTCATGAACAAGACCAACCCCAGAgaacaataaaattattaacttccattggcatatatatatatatatatatagaattcTGAAAGCGATGAGAGAGATAGGATAAACCCAAACCCCTAGCCACGATCCCTACCCCTCTCCCTCAAATCCCGATGGCCCCCGTGCTTTTCTCTGACTGTCCCCCCTCTCCCACTCATGAAATCGAGGATCTGCAGCAATGGTGATGAGATCCTCACTCctccttctccctctctctctatcacTCTTTCTCTGTCTGTCTCCCTctccccctctccctctctatccatctccctctccttctcccttTCTGTCTCCCTCTAtctatctctatctctatctctatGACCTCCCATCCCTGAAACCCTCACCGAGCAATGAGcattaacaaacaaacatgcAC
This region includes:
- the LOC137727693 gene encoding uncharacterized protein, which encodes MPLIQLTLLFPVPLQVSGTFSQWKMIVQMCQWFWKYDYKFTYIQSTNSISMHTTRDTWICSNLSDKHYYEATTICEYLHTFTSKIVDSRRNTRAYFLYRLRFGNIWR